A stretch of the Mycobacteroides immunogenum genome encodes the following:
- a CDS encoding alpha/beta fold hydrolase: MVPLSSEVPTRSGVARNGDIELFYEDLGNPDDPAVILVMGVAAQLPMWPDGFCQQLLNRGYRVIRFDNRDCGLSTKLDGQKAPGSVQRRVVRYAFGMGSEVPYTLIDMAEDVRCLVDHLGLDAVHIAGASMGGMIVQVFAGTYPERVNSVGIIYSATGRPFSRLPSWQLIRTAINAPGKNASPEEWLEFEVNNGIVYNGPDNLPSREELRNRILDHRARSDYKIGTVRQFDAILGTGSLLRFTRAITAPAVVIHGRNDPLVPYQNGRVVAKNIRNARFALIDGMGHDLPEPVWKPVTDELLATFDSCVQD; encoded by the coding sequence ATGGTGCCGCTGTCCTCCGAAGTTCCGACCCGATCGGGCGTTGCACGCAACGGCGATATCGAACTCTTCTACGAAGACCTGGGCAACCCCGACGATCCCGCCGTGATCCTGGTGATGGGAGTAGCGGCCCAGCTTCCCATGTGGCCGGACGGGTTCTGCCAACAACTGCTCAACCGCGGCTATCGGGTGATCCGCTTCGACAACCGCGACTGCGGTCTGTCCACAAAGCTGGACGGGCAGAAAGCACCGGGATCGGTGCAGCGCCGGGTGGTGCGCTACGCCTTCGGCATGGGCAGCGAGGTGCCGTACACCCTGATCGACATGGCCGAGGACGTCCGCTGTCTGGTGGACCACCTCGGCCTGGACGCGGTGCATATCGCGGGCGCCTCGATGGGCGGCATGATCGTGCAGGTCTTCGCCGGCACCTATCCCGAGCGCGTCAACTCGGTGGGCATCATCTATTCGGCGACCGGGCGCCCGTTCTCGCGGCTACCGTCCTGGCAGTTGATCAGGACAGCCATCAACGCTCCCGGCAAGAACGCCAGCCCCGAGGAATGGCTTGAGTTCGAGGTGAACAACGGAATCGTCTACAACGGACCCGACAACCTGCCCTCCCGCGAGGAGCTACGCAACCGCATCCTCGATCACCGCGCCCGCAGCGACTACAAAATCGGCACCGTGCGCCAATTCGACGCCATCCTGGGCACCGGGAGCCTGCTGCGCTTCACCCGCGCCATCACCGCACCGGCCGTCGTGATTCACGGCCGCAACGACCCGCTGGTGCCGTATCAGAACGGACGGGTGGTGGCCAAGAACATCCGCAACGCACGTTTCGCACTCATCGACGGCATGGGCCACGATCTGCCCGAACCCGTGTGGAAACCCGTCACCGATGAGTTGTTGGCAACTTTTGACAGCTGCGTGCAGGACTGA
- a CDS encoding nitroreductase family deazaflavin-dependent oxidoreductase, translating into MNGALPDSLRYTDGQYVFERMPGWDTTTAALAERRRFANALHAVHRPWFAIRVPRGVGVLTTIGRKSGSPRVTYVKAVRDGNRVYLAAITGRHTLWVKNIQADPHVRIRLTGGTYAGKARPIGPDDPMYEAARERFCGVVHPFDYVENMFHRKGLPSRRKIAELHRAWFEGGIPLVVELATGA; encoded by the coding sequence ATGAACGGGGCGCTGCCAGATTCCCTGCGTTATACCGACGGGCAGTACGTCTTTGAGCGCATGCCCGGATGGGACACGACCACGGCTGCGCTGGCGGAGCGACGCCGGTTTGCCAACGCGCTGCACGCGGTACACCGGCCGTGGTTCGCGATCCGGGTGCCACGCGGCGTCGGGGTGCTGACCACCATCGGAAGAAAGTCGGGAAGTCCACGCGTCACCTATGTCAAGGCCGTGCGTGACGGGAACAGGGTGTACCTGGCGGCGATCACTGGCCGGCACACTCTGTGGGTCAAGAACATTCAGGCCGATCCGCACGTGCGGATTCGGCTGACCGGCGGAACGTACGCGGGGAAGGCCCGGCCGATCGGCCCGGACGACCCGATGTATGAGGCCGCTCGCGAGCGGTTCTGTGGTGTCGTTCATCCCTTCGACTACGTCGAGAACATGTTTCACCGCAAGGGGTTGCCGTCGAGGCGCAAGATCGCCGAATTGCATCGTGCGTGGTTCGAAGGCGGGATTCCGTTGGTCGTGGAACTCGCCACTGGAGCGTGA
- a CDS encoding MFS transporter — MNLAVRHVVIACAALFVARLTMLDHGLAAVWGVDRGEDALGSIEWATVAGDIVAVVTLLVFARLGNHFRPTTFLATGLVILALSTAGSLIPGSATLLAWVMLFSALGAGLTMVASMLIVLHSTPRQGRGFSLGFWVAMYPLAMLAGQVLDINSPQNWRSITYGILAATVVVLVVVLTQPHREFVGTFDTFDLVGALLWLIGVSALSWLLVDDSSPVRAVILGIIALGAFGGLFAQTRRRGSAALIAADALTRPVVLAALLAITVLTFLVRFADFDHAAMWWSIDRELAPSDTPPLALFTAGLVLAPLAGYLIDAGKRTLVALLGTLLLVAGVTVTVIELHAATTEGALIWGLLLSGAGISTLAVYLFYAVFHGVSPAQLTVVGGLAVTASALGVVLGQFVRQRAQVDLLTGYGLGHPSVFADVVAMIVVLIALLAGALLVVERRRGSSTAAVSAESPSD; from the coding sequence ATGAATCTGGCCGTACGGCACGTCGTAATCGCGTGCGCTGCATTGTTCGTGGCAAGGCTGACCATGCTGGACCACGGTCTGGCGGCGGTGTGGGGAGTGGACCGGGGTGAGGATGCCCTCGGCTCCATCGAATGGGCGACCGTCGCCGGCGACATAGTCGCCGTGGTGACCTTGCTCGTGTTCGCCCGGCTGGGCAACCACTTCCGCCCCACCACATTCCTGGCCACCGGTCTGGTGATTCTGGCACTGTCCACGGCCGGGTCGTTGATACCGGGATCGGCGACACTGCTGGCCTGGGTGATGTTGTTCTCGGCGCTGGGCGCCGGACTGACCATGGTGGCGTCGATGCTGATCGTCCTGCATTCGACACCCCGGCAGGGGCGGGGCTTCTCGCTGGGATTCTGGGTGGCGATGTACCCGTTGGCGATGCTGGCGGGTCAGGTGCTGGACATCAATTCGCCGCAGAACTGGCGCTCGATCACCTACGGAATCCTGGCTGCGACCGTTGTCGTGCTGGTGGTCGTGCTTACCCAGCCGCACCGCGAGTTCGTCGGCACCTTCGATACGTTCGACCTGGTCGGTGCGTTGCTGTGGCTGATCGGCGTATCTGCGCTGTCCTGGCTGCTGGTCGACGACTCCTCCCCGGTGCGGGCGGTAATCCTCGGGATCATCGCGTTGGGTGCCTTCGGTGGTCTGTTCGCGCAGACCCGCCGCAGGGGCTCGGCGGCGTTGATCGCCGCGGACGCCCTTACGCGTCCGGTTGTGCTGGCGGCGCTGCTGGCGATCACCGTGCTGACCTTCTTGGTGCGGTTCGCGGACTTCGACCATGCGGCGATGTGGTGGTCCATTGACCGTGAGCTGGCACCTTCCGATACGCCGCCGCTGGCGCTTTTTACCGCCGGACTGGTGCTCGCCCCGCTCGCCGGATACCTGATCGACGCGGGAAAACGCACGCTTGTCGCATTGTTGGGCACCCTGCTGCTGGTGGCCGGCGTGACGGTGACCGTGATCGAACTACACGCCGCAACCACCGAGGGCGCCCTAATCTGGGGATTGCTGCTTTCCGGGGCCGGCATCTCGACGCTGGCCGTCTACCTTTTCTATGCGGTGTTTCACGGAGTGTCGCCGGCACAGCTGACGGTGGTGGGTGGCCTGGCGGTGACCGCTTCCGCGCTGGGCGTCGTCCTGGGACAGTTCGTCCGCCAGCGCGCGCAGGTGGATCTGCTGACCGGCTACGGCCTTGGCCATCCCAGTGTCTTCGCCGATGTCGTCGCGATGATCGTCGTGCTCATCGCGCTGCTGGCTGGGGCGTTGCTCGTCGTGGAGCGCCGGCGGGGCAGCTCTACCGCTGCCGTATCCGCCGAATCCCCGTCGGACTGA
- a CDS encoding ISL3 family transposase, translating into MRATTLLNRVLDLPKTTVRDVECGDKVTVWVRPQQRVMSCPHCDFRTRHRYDTRMVDSAWRHLDLSGRVCVLKLRRRRLRCPEHGVLAESVPFARPGSGFTRDFEDLAVWLAAKCDKKTVSTFCRVTWRTVGAMCSRVVAEKLDPDRLAGLVDIGVDEISWRKHHKYLTLVSDHDTGTIVWGAPGKKAATLDAFFTAALPADGAKKIEAVSMDLGPAFAKSVRAHAPQAVICFDPFHVVKLATDALDDVRRQVWQSARKLSDKQIAKTYKGARWALLKNPESLTDTQKATLAQLKREGGALVRAYELKESLRAVFAGDLDADTVTDMLGKWCSWAQRCRIPQFVKVGRTINKHLDGIQAAVERGLANGRHEGLNNKVRLIIRRAYGFHNAENALAMIMLVCGPVTLELPYHT; encoded by the coding sequence GTGCGCGCGACCACTTTACTCAACCGTGTCCTCGACCTGCCGAAGACCACGGTCCGCGACGTCGAGTGCGGCGACAAGGTGACGGTGTGGGTGCGCCCGCAACAGCGGGTGATGTCCTGTCCGCATTGCGATTTCCGTACCCGGCACCGCTACGACACACGGATGGTGGATTCGGCGTGGCGGCACCTGGACCTCAGTGGGCGGGTATGTGTGCTCAAACTGCGGCGACGTCGGTTGCGCTGCCCCGAGCACGGTGTCCTGGCCGAGTCAGTGCCGTTCGCGCGGCCGGGATCGGGGTTCACCCGCGACTTCGAGGACCTTGCGGTCTGGCTGGCCGCCAAGTGTGACAAGAAGACGGTGTCGACGTTCTGCCGCGTCACGTGGCGCACCGTCGGGGCGATGTGTTCGCGCGTCGTGGCCGAGAAACTGGACCCCGACCGGCTGGCCGGGCTGGTCGACATCGGCGTCGATGAGATCTCCTGGCGCAAGCACCACAAGTATTTGACTTTGGTGTCCGACCACGACACCGGCACAATCGTGTGGGGTGCGCCGGGCAAGAAGGCAGCCACTCTCGACGCGTTCTTCACCGCGGCCCTACCCGCCGATGGCGCGAAGAAGATCGAGGCCGTGTCGATGGACCTCGGGCCGGCATTCGCGAAATCCGTTCGCGCACATGCCCCGCAGGCGGTGATCTGCTTCGATCCGTTCCATGTCGTCAAACTAGCCACCGACGCCCTCGACGACGTTCGCCGTCAGGTATGGCAGTCCGCGCGCAAACTGTCGGACAAGCAGATCGCCAAAACCTACAAGGGAGCCCGCTGGGCGCTGCTGAAGAACCCCGAATCCCTCACCGACACACAGAAAGCCACCCTCGCCCAGCTCAAACGCGAGGGCGGCGCACTGGTCCGCGCCTACGAACTGAAGGAATCGCTGCGGGCGGTGTTCGCCGGGGATCTTGACGCCGACACCGTCACCGACATGCTCGGGAAATGGTGCTCATGGGCGCAGCGGTGCCGGATCCCGCAGTTCGTCAAGGTCGGCCGAACCATCAACAAACACCTCGATGGCATCCAAGCCGCGGTGGAGCGCGGACTGGCCAACGGCCGCCACGAAGGGCTCAACAACAAGGTCCGGTTGATCATCCGCAGGGCCTACGGCTTCCACAACGCCGAGAACGCGCTCGCCATGATCATGCTCGTCTGCGGACCGGTGACCCTCGAACTCCCATACCACACATGA
- a CDS encoding ABC1 kinase family protein: protein MALISEAARLGTTGWQVARTAGRVLGKLTKKGSLEQKFIAELPQTFSDLGPTYVKLGQIIASSPGAFGEPLSREFRGLLDRVPPADPTEVRELIIAELGSEPEKLFASFDTEPFASASIAQVHYATLHSGEDVVVKIQRPGIRRRVAADLQILKRGAVLLEFGKVGRMLSARDVVDDFSGNLSEELDFLAEGQAMQTWVEHLHTSSLGKNIRVPDVHWHYTTSKVLTMERVHGIRIDDAPAIRKAGFDGTELVKSLLFSVFESGLRQGLFHGDLHAGNLLVDDEGRIVFLDFGIVGFIDPRTRWLLRELIHALLVKKDHRAAGKIVVLLGAVGNPGDADKGTQDIQAFATPLTMKSLGDMSYSDIGKQLSTLAEQYDVKLPRELVLIGKQFLYVERYMKLLAPRWQMMDDPELKGYFGNFIVDISREHNREGDI, encoded by the coding sequence GTGGCCCTGATCTCCGAGGCCGCGCGGCTGGGCACCACCGGCTGGCAGGTCGCCCGCACCGCCGGACGCGTGCTGGGCAAGCTCACCAAGAAGGGCAGCCTGGAACAGAAGTTCATCGCCGAGCTCCCCCAGACCTTCTCCGATCTAGGCCCCACGTACGTCAAGCTCGGGCAGATCATCGCGTCCAGCCCTGGCGCGTTCGGCGAGCCGCTCTCCCGGGAGTTCCGCGGCTTGCTGGACCGCGTCCCGCCCGCCGACCCAACCGAGGTCCGCGAGCTCATCATCGCCGAGCTGGGATCCGAACCGGAGAAACTGTTCGCCTCCTTCGACACCGAACCGTTCGCCTCCGCCTCCATCGCCCAGGTGCACTACGCGACACTGCATTCCGGCGAGGATGTGGTGGTCAAGATCCAGCGTCCCGGGATTCGCAGACGGGTGGCGGCGGATCTGCAGATCCTCAAACGTGGCGCGGTGCTGCTGGAGTTCGGCAAGGTGGGCCGGATGCTCTCGGCCCGCGATGTGGTGGACGACTTCTCTGGAAATCTCTCCGAGGAACTCGATTTCCTCGCCGAGGGGCAGGCCATGCAAACCTGGGTGGAACACCTGCACACCTCCTCGCTCGGCAAGAACATCCGGGTGCCGGATGTGCATTGGCACTACACGACATCCAAGGTGCTCACCATGGAACGGGTGCACGGCATCCGCATCGACGACGCGCCAGCCATCCGTAAAGCGGGTTTCGACGGCACCGAGTTGGTGAAGTCGCTGTTGTTCTCGGTGTTCGAATCCGGCCTGCGTCAGGGCCTGTTTCACGGCGACCTACACGCGGGCAATCTGCTGGTCGACGACGAAGGCCGAATTGTGTTCCTGGACTTCGGCATCGTCGGCTTCATCGATCCCAGGACGCGCTGGCTACTGCGCGAATTGATCCACGCACTGCTGGTCAAGAAGGATCATCGCGCCGCGGGAAAGATCGTGGTACTACTGGGCGCGGTCGGCAACCCCGGGGACGCCGACAAGGGCACCCAGGATATCCAGGCGTTTGCCACTCCCCTGACCATGAAATCGCTTGGGGATATGTCGTATTCGGATATCGGCAAGCAGCTGTCCACGCTCGCCGAGCAATATGACGTCAAATTGCCGCGTGAGCTGGTGCTCATCGGCAAGCAATTCCTGTACGTCGAGCGCTACATGAAGCTGCTGGCACCGCGCTGGCAGATGATGGACGACCCGGAACTCAAGGGCTACTTCGGCAATTTCATCGTCGACATCAGCCGTGAGCACAACCGCGAGGGAGATATCTGA
- the rplJ gene encoding 50S ribosomal protein L10 encodes MAKTDKVTAVAEITEQFKDSTATVITEYRGLSVTALATLRRSLGASATYAVAKNTLVKRAAADAGVEGLDELFAGPTAIAFIKGEPVDAAKAIKTFAKDNKALIIKGGYMDGRALSVAEVERIADLETREVLLAKLAGAMKGNLHKAAGLFVAPASQVARLAAALQEKKAGEESAA; translated from the coding sequence ATGGCCAAGACTGACAAGGTCACCGCCGTTGCCGAGATCACTGAGCAGTTCAAGGATTCGACTGCGACCGTGATCACCGAGTACCGCGGCTTGTCGGTGACCGCTCTGGCCACCCTCCGCCGCTCCCTCGGAGCTTCCGCCACCTACGCCGTTGCCAAGAACACGCTGGTCAAGCGTGCGGCTGCGGACGCCGGTGTGGAGGGCCTGGACGAGCTGTTCGCCGGCCCAACGGCAATCGCGTTCATCAAGGGTGAGCCCGTGGACGCTGCGAAGGCCATCAAGACCTTCGCGAAGGACAACAAGGCACTGATCATCAAGGGCGGCTACATGGATGGCCGCGCTCTGTCAGTCGCCGAGGTTGAGCGCATCGCGGATCTGGAAACGCGCGAGGTGCTGCTGGCCAAGCTGGCTGGCGCGATGAAGGGCAACCTGCACAAGGCTGCCGGGCTGTTCGTGGCTCCGGCGTCTCAGGTTGCACGCCTGGCCGCGGCCCTTCAGGAGAAGAAGGCCGGCGAAGAGAGCGCCGCGTAA
- a CDS encoding DUF4126 domain-containing protein yields the protein MEITSAISAVLGAFGLSGAAGLNAWLPLLAVGAADRLGWIELGPSYGWLSSTPALIVLAIIFVLDLIGDKIPALDSVLHAVGTFIAPASGAILFTAETSLSSNLPPAVAAILGAITAGGVHAGRMVARPFVTGTTAGVGNPMVSSAEDGTSLVLTILALAVPILAFLVVLALLVGLGWLAYRAIRWARGRRKTDATGQ from the coding sequence ATGGAGATCACGTCGGCCATCAGCGCGGTCCTCGGGGCGTTCGGGCTTTCGGGCGCAGCCGGTCTGAATGCCTGGCTGCCGTTGCTTGCGGTGGGCGCGGCCGATCGTCTGGGCTGGATCGAGCTCGGACCCTCCTATGGCTGGTTGTCCTCTACGCCGGCGCTGATCGTGCTCGCGATCATCTTTGTGCTCGACCTGATCGGCGACAAGATTCCGGCGCTCGATTCCGTTTTGCATGCGGTCGGCACGTTCATCGCACCCGCGTCGGGAGCCATTCTGTTCACCGCGGAGACAAGTCTTTCGTCGAATCTGCCGCCCGCGGTGGCCGCGATCCTCGGCGCCATCACGGCGGGCGGTGTACACGCCGGCCGGATGGTGGCGCGCCCCTTCGTGACCGGGACCACTGCCGGCGTGGGTAATCCGATGGTTTCCAGTGCCGAGGACGGCACTTCGCTGGTGCTGACGATTCTCGCGCTGGCGGTGCCGATTCTGGCTTTTCTCGTGGTGCTGGCGCTTTTGGTGGGTCTGGGATGGCTGGCATACCGGGCTATCCGATGGGCGCGGGGCAGACGAAAAACCGACGCTACCGGGCAGTAG
- the rplL gene encoding 50S ribosomal protein L7/L12, which translates to MAKLSTEELLDAFAELTLLELSEFVKAFEEKFEVTAAAPVAVAAVGAAPAAADAAEEQSEFDVILESAGDKKIGVIKVVREIVSGLGLKEAKDLVDGAPKPLLEKVAKEAADDAKAKLESAGATVTVK; encoded by the coding sequence ATGGCAAAGCTGAGCACCGAAGAACTGCTTGACGCGTTCGCCGAGCTGACCCTGCTCGAGCTGTCCGAGTTCGTCAAGGCGTTCGAGGAGAAGTTCGAAGTTACCGCTGCCGCTCCGGTCGCCGTTGCCGCCGTTGGCGCTGCCCCGGCCGCCGCTGACGCTGCTGAAGAGCAGAGCGAGTTCGACGTCATCCTGGAGAGCGCCGGCGACAAGAAGATCGGCGTCATCAAGGTTGTGCGCGAGATCGTCTCCGGCCTGGGCCTGAAGGAAGCCAAGGACCTGGTCGACGGCGCCCCCAAGCCGCTGCTGGAGAAGGTCGCCAAGGAGGCCGCCGACGACGCCAAGGCCAAGCTCGAGTCCGCTGGCGCGACGGTCACCGTCAAGTAG
- a CDS encoding ABC transporter ATP-binding protein yields the protein MGAEVSVEGLTKSFGSQRIWENVTLSLPPGEVSVLLGPSGTGKSVFLKSLIGLLRPEQGAIYIDGTNIMECSSKELYEIRKLFGVMFQDGALFGSMNLYDNTAFPLREHTKKKESEIRDIVMQKLDVVGLTGHETKFPGEISGGMRKRAGLARSLVLDPQIILCDEPDSGLDPVRTAYLSQLLIDINAQIDATILIVTHNINIARTVPDNMGMLYRRNLVMFGPREVLLTSDEPVIKQFLNGRRIGPIGMSEEKDEATMAEEQAHLDAGHHDGGVEEIEGVPPQIQATPGMPERKAVGRRQARVREIMHQLPPDAQAAIQDSFAGTHQYRVHDFGDEPTGVTTATLAPPHAEQPTQTINTSDDDAPTGQIPPVKG from the coding sequence GTGGGTGCAGAAGTCTCCGTCGAGGGTTTGACCAAGTCCTTTGGTTCACAACGAATCTGGGAGAACGTCACCCTGTCCCTGCCCCCGGGTGAAGTCAGCGTGCTGTTGGGTCCGTCCGGTACCGGTAAGTCGGTGTTCCTCAAGTCGCTGATCGGCCTGTTGCGACCGGAGCAGGGAGCCATCTACATCGACGGCACCAACATCATGGAGTGCTCGTCCAAGGAGCTCTACGAGATCCGCAAGCTGTTCGGCGTCATGTTCCAGGACGGCGCGCTGTTCGGCTCGATGAACCTCTACGACAACACCGCCTTCCCCTTGCGTGAGCACACCAAGAAGAAGGAATCCGAGATCCGCGACATCGTCATGCAGAAGCTTGACGTGGTGGGTCTTACCGGCCATGAGACCAAGTTCCCCGGTGAGATCTCCGGCGGTATGCGCAAGCGCGCCGGTCTGGCCCGCTCGCTGGTGCTGGACCCCCAGATCATCCTTTGTGACGAGCCGGACTCCGGTCTGGACCCGGTGCGTACCGCGTACCTCAGCCAGCTGCTCATCGACATCAACGCGCAGATCGACGCCACCATCCTGATCGTGACGCACAACATCAACATCGCTCGTACCGTGCCGGACAACATGGGCATGCTGTACCGCCGCAACCTGGTCATGTTCGGTCCGCGCGAGGTGCTGTTGACCAGCGACGAGCCGGTGATCAAGCAGTTCCTCAACGGCCGCCGTATCGGTCCGATCGGTATGTCCGAGGAAAAGGACGAGGCCACCATGGCCGAGGAGCAGGCGCACCTGGACGCCGGCCACCACGACGGTGGTGTCGAGGAGATCGAGGGTGTGCCCCCGCAGATTCAGGCCACCCCGGGTATGCCGGAGCGCAAGGCGGTGGGCCGCCGGCAGGCGCGCGTCCGCGAGATCATGCATCAGCTGCCTCCCGACGCGCAGGCCGCGATCCAGGACAGTTTCGCGGGCACCCACCAGTACCGGGTGCACGATTTCGGCGACGAGCCCACCGGGGTCACCACGGCGACGCTGGCTCCGCCGCACGCCGAGCAGCCCACCCAGACCATCAACACGAGTGACGACGACGCACCGACAGGTCAGATCCCGCCCGTAAAGGGGTAG
- a CDS encoding TetR/AcrR family transcriptional regulator, giving the protein MVNVLPLCEHGKTMSSSVRRKSEGADRAVTRNPRVDLVSAAVRLLNEQGPDALQTRKIAAAAGTSTMAVYTYFGGMRELIAEVAEEGLRQFADAQAAVAQTDDVIADFMLTGMAYRQFAIDYPHMYRLMFGTTSAHGVNAPRKNMFDTSHLTPEHPSAAYLFRSVQRAMAAGRIDGSPDDAAKVAATAAKFWTVMHGFVMLELAGFWGDDGAAVGPVLGSMTTDLLIALGDTPERVSGSAAAAAARIAASI; this is encoded by the coding sequence ATGGTGAACGTACTCCCGTTGTGCGAACATGGCAAGACCATGAGTTCATCTGTCCGACGAAAAAGTGAGGGTGCAGATCGGGCGGTGACCCGTAACCCCCGGGTTGATCTCGTCTCCGCGGCCGTGCGACTTCTCAACGAGCAGGGCCCCGACGCGTTGCAGACGCGCAAGATAGCCGCCGCGGCGGGCACCTCCACCATGGCCGTCTACACCTATTTCGGCGGCATGCGAGAGCTGATCGCCGAAGTGGCCGAGGAAGGGCTGCGCCAGTTCGCCGACGCCCAGGCCGCTGTCGCGCAGACCGACGACGTGATCGCCGACTTCATGTTGACGGGTATGGCCTACCGCCAGTTCGCGATTGACTACCCGCACATGTACCGATTGATGTTCGGAACAACCAGTGCGCATGGCGTCAACGCTCCCCGTAAGAACATGTTCGACACCTCGCACCTGACCCCCGAGCACCCCAGCGCGGCCTATCTGTTCCGATCCGTGCAGCGCGCCATGGCCGCCGGCCGGATCGACGGCTCCCCCGATGATGCCGCGAAGGTCGCCGCGACGGCCGCCAAGTTCTGGACCGTGATGCACGGGTTCGTCATGCTGGAGCTGGCCGGATTTTGGGGCGACGACGGCGCCGCCGTGGGCCCGGTGCTGGGCTCGATGACGACGGATCTTCTTATCGCCCTGGGCGATACCCCCGAGCGGGTCAGCGGTTCAGCGGCCGCCGCCGCGGCCCGGATCGCGGCATCCATTTAG
- a CDS encoding carotenoid oxygenase family protein — protein sequence MTATAQPLATESPYLTGVWEPVQQEMTSTDLKVTGTLPDYLDGRYLRNGPNPAAEVDPATYHLFSGDAMVHGLSLRDGTAQWYRNRWVRTGSVRKALGEPVPPVGSSAGTSLIGPNTNALSHAGRTLALVEGGIANYELTDELDTVGPCDFRGTLPGGYTAHPKIDPDTGEMHAVSYSFARGNTVQYSVIDTSGRARRTVDIKVHGSPMMHDFTLTEKYVVLYDLPVTLDTNMITKSVPMPPILRKPAQLVMQSLIGKIKIPGPIAARATQLSGKSPSIPYSWNPAYPARIGVMPREGRNADVRWFEIEPCYVFHPLNGYSEVRDGQEVIVIDLVRYDSMFSADVLGPSDARGLLDRWVINLAKGTVAMERRDDRHLEFPRINEELTGKKHRYGYLPCIAGAFESDGNVDGSLVKFDYETGTDTRTTLDSLAVGEMSFVANPSGTAEDDGVLVGFGLSAGTSEGKFVVLDAQTLDLMATVDLPQRVPAGFHGNWAPR from the coding sequence ATGACCGCCACAGCTCAGCCGCTCGCCACCGAAAGCCCGTATCTGACCGGAGTGTGGGAGCCGGTTCAGCAGGAAATGACCAGCACCGATTTGAAAGTCACCGGCACCCTTCCGGACTATCTGGACGGGCGTTACCTGCGCAACGGACCCAACCCTGCTGCCGAGGTGGACCCCGCGACGTATCACCTCTTCAGCGGGGACGCGATGGTGCACGGCCTGTCGCTGCGCGACGGCACGGCGCAGTGGTACCGCAATCGCTGGGTACGCACCGGGTCGGTGCGCAAGGCGCTCGGCGAACCGGTGCCGCCCGTGGGCAGTTCGGCAGGGACGTCGCTGATCGGGCCCAACACCAATGCGCTCAGTCACGCGGGCCGCACGTTGGCGTTGGTCGAGGGCGGTATCGCCAACTACGAACTCACTGACGAGTTGGATACCGTCGGCCCCTGCGACTTCCGCGGGACGCTGCCGGGCGGGTACACGGCCCACCCCAAGATCGATCCTGACACCGGCGAAATGCACGCCGTGTCATATTCTTTCGCGCGCGGAAACACGGTCCAATATTCGGTCATCGACACCTCCGGCAGGGCCCGCCGCACCGTAGACATCAAGGTGCACGGTTCGCCGATGATGCATGACTTCACCCTCACCGAAAAGTACGTCGTCCTGTACGACCTGCCGGTGACGCTTGATACCAACATGATCACCAAATCGGTTCCGATGCCGCCGATTCTGCGCAAACCCGCTCAATTGGTGATGCAATCCCTGATTGGCAAGATCAAGATTCCCGGCCCCATCGCGGCGAGGGCGACTCAGCTCTCGGGCAAGTCTCCCTCCATTCCGTATTCCTGGAACCCGGCCTACCCGGCCAGGATCGGCGTCATGCCGCGTGAGGGCCGCAATGCCGATGTGCGATGGTTCGAGATCGAGCCGTGCTACGTATTCCATCCGCTGAACGGATATTCCGAGGTCCGTGACGGCCAGGAAGTCATCGTGATTGATCTGGTGCGGTACGACTCGATGTTCTCCGCCGATGTGCTCGGTCCTAGTGATGCGCGCGGTCTGCTGGACCGCTGGGTCATCAACCTTGCCAAGGGCACCGTTGCCATGGAACGCCGCGATGACCGTCACCTCGAATTCCCCCGGATCAACGAGGAGCTGACCGGTAAGAAGCACCGGTACGGATATCTACCCTGTATCGCCGGAGCGTTCGAGTCCGACGGCAACGTAGATGGCAGCCTCGTCAAATTCGACTACGAGACGGGTACCGACACTCGAACCACGCTCGATTCACTGGCGGTGGGAGAGATGTCCTTTGTGGCGAACCCATCCGGAACTGCTGAAGACGACGGTGTGCTGGTGGGGTTCGGTCTCAGCGCGGGGACATCGGAGGGCAAGTTCGTCGTCCTGGACGCACAAACACTGGATCTGATGGCGACGGTGGATCTGCCGCAGCGCGTTCCGGCGGGATTCCACGGCAACTGGGCCCCGCGTTGA